One stretch of Segatella copri DNA includes these proteins:
- a CDS encoding NADH-quinone oxidoreductase subunit N has product MNYSQFLNMIPEATLMVVLLITFIADFCSSKSADRKWFNPLVCLLMVAHIAINIFPTEATEAFGGMYTTGPAAGVLKTILALGTLIVMVQAKEWLSREDTAFKEGEFYMLIISTLLGMNMMVSANHFLLFFLGLEMASVPMACLVAFDKYRHNSAEAGAKFILTATFSSGVMIYGISLLYAACGTLYFDDVAKVISASPLTIAGMVFFFSGLGFKISLVPFHFWTADSYQGAPTTVTGYLSVVSKGAAAFTLCAILMKVFQPMVEYWTVLLYIVIVLSITIANLFAIRQSDLKRFMAFSSISQAGYIMLAVVGNSAMSVSALTYYVLIYVVANLSVFTIISSIEEHNNGTVQMDSYNGLYKTNPRLAFLMTLALFSLGGIPPFAGMFSKFFVFMAAVGTHDIHTTLGAWAYGVVFIALVNTVISLYYYLLIVKAMFIKHSDNPLPTFQSACSTKLALAICTVGIVAFGICSFVFDWISVAVNA; this is encoded by the coding sequence ATGAATTACAGTCAATTTTTAAATATGATTCCAGAAGCTACCCTGATGGTAGTTCTGTTGATCACTTTCATTGCTGACTTCTGCAGTTCCAAGAGCGCAGACCGTAAGTGGTTCAATCCTCTGGTATGTCTCTTGATGGTGGCTCACATTGCCATCAATATCTTCCCAACAGAAGCCACAGAGGCATTTGGCGGCATGTACACAACAGGTCCTGCTGCCGGTGTCCTGAAGACTATCCTGGCGCTGGGTACCCTCATCGTGATGGTACAGGCTAAGGAGTGGTTGAGCCGCGAGGACACAGCCTTCAAGGAGGGTGAGTTCTATATGCTGATTATCTCTACCTTGCTCGGTATGAACATGATGGTTAGTGCCAACCACTTCCTCCTGTTCTTCCTCGGTCTCGAAATGGCATCTGTGCCAATGGCTTGCTTGGTAGCATTCGATAAGTACCGTCACAATTCTGCTGAGGCAGGAGCTAAGTTCATCCTTACTGCTACTTTCTCAAGTGGCGTGATGATCTACGGTATCTCGCTGCTCTATGCTGCTTGTGGTACTTTGTACTTCGATGATGTAGCAAAGGTTATCTCTGCATCTCCATTGACCATCGCCGGTATGGTATTCTTCTTCAGTGGTCTCGGTTTCAAGATTTCCTTGGTTCCATTCCACTTCTGGACAGCCGATTCATACCAGGGTGCACCAACTACTGTTACAGGTTACTTGTCAGTAGTATCTAAGGGTGCTGCAGCGTTCACTCTCTGCGCTATCCTCATGAAGGTGTTCCAGCCAATGGTAGAGTACTGGACCGTATTGCTTTACATCGTGATTGTACTTTCTATCACTATCGCCAACCTGTTTGCCATCCGTCAGAGCGACCTGAAGCGTTTCATGGCATTCTCTTCTATCTCTCAGGCAGGTTACATCATGTTGGCTGTGGTAGGTAACTCAGCGATGAGCGTGAGCGCCCTGACTTACTATGTATTGATTTACGTAGTAGCCAACCTGAGCGTCTTCACCATCATCTCATCTATTGAGGAGCACAACAACGGTACTGTTCAGATGGACAGCTACAATGGTTTGTACAAGACCAACCCACGTCTGGCATTCCTGATGACCTTGGCATTGTTCTCATTGGGTGGTATTCCTCCATTTGCCGGAATGTTCTCGAAGTTCTTCGTGTTCATGGCAGCGGTTGGAACACACGACATCCACACCACATTGGGAGCCTGGGCATACGGCGTAGTATTCATCGCGTTGGTAAACACAGTTATCAGCTTGTACTACTATCTGCTCATCGTGAAGGCTATGTTCATCAAGCACAGCGATAATCCGCTTCCTACTTTCCAGAGCGCATGCTCAACCAAGTTGGCGCTTGCTATCTGCACCGTAGGTATCGTAGCATTCGGTATTTGCTCATTCGTCTTCGACTGGATTTCAGTTGCAGTGAATGCGTAA
- a CDS encoding DUF4250 domain-containing protein — protein sequence MDKLPMNDVPMLVSAINFLLRDHEFETLDEICNHFNVNRAALEAKMATQGFEWSEQQNKFW from the coding sequence ATGGATAAGTTACCAATGAATGATGTTCCGATGCTCGTAAGCGCCATCAACTTCCTGCTTCGTGACCACGAGTTTGAAACACTCGATGAGATTTGTAATCACTTCAATGTGAACCGTGCGGCATTAGAAGCCAAAATGGCTACCCAAGGTTTTGAGTGGTCAGAGCAGCAGAATAAATTCTGGTAA
- a CDS encoding YitT family protein, protein MTPPRPLWKSVQDYVLIAIGMISYAIGWNVFLLPTNVTASGLPGISSIIYWATGCPVQIPYFIVNATLLICAFKILGAKFCVKTVYAVIVVTILTSFFSSRLGDVHLLENQPLWAAFLGAVFCGCGIGLGFSVGGSTGGTDIIAAIVNKYRDISLGRVIMICDIFIISSSYLVVHDWEKVLYGYVVLCVQAFCIDQVVNSRRRSVQFFIISQKYEEIGKRINVDADRGVTVVNASGFYSGQDVKMLFVLAKQRQAPAIFRLISEIDPHAFVSQSAVIGVYGEGFDKIKYKSKKEHGV, encoded by the coding sequence ATGACTCCTCCTCGACCCTTGTGGAAGTCTGTACAAGACTATGTTTTGATTGCGATAGGTATGATATCCTACGCTATTGGATGGAATGTATTCCTCTTGCCAACCAATGTAACAGCAAGCGGACTTCCTGGTATCTCCAGTATTATCTATTGGGCAACCGGTTGCCCTGTGCAAATTCCGTATTTCATCGTCAACGCCACCTTATTAATATGTGCGTTCAAGATTTTGGGAGCTAAGTTCTGTGTCAAGACCGTTTATGCCGTTATCGTGGTAACCATCCTGACCTCTTTCTTCTCCAGCCGTTTAGGTGATGTTCATCTTTTGGAAAACCAACCTTTATGGGCTGCTTTCCTGGGTGCCGTTTTCTGTGGCTGCGGAATCGGACTCGGTTTCTCGGTTGGTGGAAGTACGGGTGGTACGGATATTATCGCCGCCATCGTCAACAAGTATCGCGACATTTCTCTAGGTAGAGTGATTATGATATGCGACATCTTCATCATCAGTTCCAGTTATCTGGTGGTACACGATTGGGAGAAGGTGTTATATGGTTATGTAGTTCTTTGCGTTCAGGCATTCTGCATCGACCAGGTGGTAAACAGCAGAAGACGAAGCGTACAGTTCTTTATCATTTCACAGAAGTATGAGGAGATAGGCAAGCGTATCAATGTAGATGCTGATAGGGGAGTAACGGTGGTGAATGCCAGCGGTTTTTATTCCGGTCAGGATGTGAAGATGCTTTTCGTGTTAGCCAAGCAGCGTCAGGCTCCTGCTATCTTCCGTCTTATCAGCGAGATTGATCCCCATGCCTTTGTCAGTCAGAGTGCCGTTATCGGTGTGTATGGTGAAGGTTTTGACAAGATTAAATATAAAAGCAAAAAAGAGCACGGAGTTTAA
- a CDS encoding ATP-binding protein has translation MNQNMKRLPYGINDFEAVIEQNQYYVDKTMYLPLLENQPSNIFFIRPRRFGKSIFLSMLHAYYDCSKKEKFQTLFGDLWVGKHPTPLQGKFQILHLDFSYVGGSIDKLEENFNMYLRVKLDGFMRVYQEFYPEDVKKKFFKSDSATEKLALLQDETATKNLPLYLIIDEYDNFTNTVLNEQGENVYWAITHADGFYRDVFKKFKGMFERIFITGVSPVTLDDVTSGFNIGWHISTKPEFNQMLGFSMEEVRKMFAYYKEVGGIPAASDIEAMIDEMKPWYDNYCFSEDALHTQSKVFNSDMVIYYLRNYIDRGEAPKQMIDPNTKTDYNKMKKLLQLDKLDGDRKGVIRTIAETGQIVAPLTETFSAYRLTDPQIFTSLLFYYGMLTIKGTRGDKMILGIPNNNVRKQYYGYLMDLYEERSYVDTNQLTDYYYDMAYEGKWREGLQFMADAYSKVSSVRDGIESERNLQGFFMAYLNLNNYYYTAPELELNHGYCDFFLLPNLTHYATKHSYILELKVLSKKDYESKSEVGKLSKAEAQWQEAEEQIKRYAAAPRVEALRQGTTLHKIIMQFVAGKLVRMEEVVC, from the coding sequence ATGAATCAGAATATGAAACGTTTGCCTTACGGCATCAATGACTTTGAGGCTGTTATAGAGCAAAATCAATATTATGTGGATAAGACGATGTATTTGCCTTTGTTGGAAAACCAACCTAGCAACATCTTCTTCATTCGTCCACGTCGGTTTGGTAAGAGCATATTCCTGAGTATGCTCCATGCTTATTACGACTGTAGCAAGAAAGAGAAATTTCAAACTCTTTTCGGTGATTTATGGGTAGGTAAGCATCCTACTCCTTTACAGGGGAAGTTTCAGATTCTTCACCTTGATTTCTCGTATGTAGGTGGTAGTATCGACAAGTTGGAGGAAAACTTCAATATGTATCTTCGTGTCAAATTAGATGGCTTCATGCGAGTTTATCAGGAATTTTATCCAGAAGATGTTAAGAAGAAGTTCTTTAAGTCTGATTCTGCTACGGAGAAATTAGCTTTGCTTCAGGATGAGACTGCCACCAAGAACCTTCCTCTCTATCTGATTATCGATGAATATGACAATTTCACCAATACTGTGCTCAATGAGCAGGGTGAGAATGTATATTGGGCAATCACCCATGCCGATGGCTTCTACCGTGATGTCTTCAAGAAGTTCAAGGGTATGTTTGAACGTATTTTCATCACAGGTGTCAGTCCTGTTACCTTGGACGATGTGACGAGTGGGTTCAATATTGGCTGGCATATCTCCACCAAGCCAGAGTTCAATCAGATGTTGGGCTTCTCCATGGAGGAAGTACGCAAGATGTTTGCTTATTACAAGGAAGTGGGAGGTATTCCTGCAGCAAGCGATATCGAGGCGATGATAGACGAGATGAAACCTTGGTATGATAACTATTGTTTTTCTGAGGATGCTCTGCATACTCAGAGTAAGGTGTTCAATAGTGATATGGTCATCTATTATCTCCGAAATTATATAGATAGGGGAGAAGCTCCAAAGCAGATGATAGACCCAAACACAAAGACTGACTACAACAAGATGAAGAAACTTCTTCAGTTGGATAAGTTGGATGGCGACCGCAAAGGTGTTATCCGCACGATAGCCGAGACGGGGCAGATTGTGGCTCCTTTGACAGAAACCTTTTCTGCCTATAGGTTGACCGACCCTCAGATATTTACGAGTCTGCTGTTTTATTATGGTATGTTGACCATCAAGGGAACTCGTGGCGATAAGATGATATTGGGTATTCCAAACAATAATGTCCGTAAGCAGTACTATGGCTATTTGATGGACTTGTATGAGGAAAGGTCATACGTAGATACCAATCAACTTACTGATTATTATTATGATATGGCGTACGAGGGTAAGTGGCGTGAAGGATTACAGTTTATGGCAGATGCCTATTCCAAGGTATCGTCAGTTCGTGACGGCATAGAGTCGGAGCGTAATCTTCAAGGTTTCTTCATGGCATATCTGAATTTGAACAATTACTATTATACTGCACCGGAGCTAGAGTTGAACCATGGCTATTGTGATTTTTTCCTTTTGCCAAATCTTACTCATTATGCTACGAAGCATAGTTATATCCTGGAGCTGAAGGTGTTGTCGAAGAAAGATTACGAGTCAAAGTCAGAGGTTGGCAAACTTTCTAAGGCAGAAGCCCAATGGCAAGAGGCTGAGGAACAAATCAAGCGATATGCCGCAGCTCCAAGGGTCGAGGCGCTGCGCCAGGGTACAACGCTCCATAAAATCATCATGCAGTTTGTAGCTGGCAAGTTGGTGAGGATGGAGGAGGTGGTATGTTGA
- a CDS encoding clostripain-related cysteine peptidase — translation MNISKNKLSHIIFIFITLVSLTIMISCSSEEEIVVPKEENEQTVIMFFPWSSNLLPYFQQNIKDFSKSIEERGSQNARVMVCLATTPNTADLMELKYDNGSCFVENIRTYDNQRFTSQEGISNILKAIKEYAPGKKYGLIIGCHGMGWLPVIHTKSNETQEIFHYNVSNGPMTRYFGGLTQEYQIETSVLAQAILESGITMEYILFDDCYMSSIEVAYDLKDVTKYLIASPTEVMAYGFPYHECGKYLIGNVDYEGVIQAFYEFYSQYTYPYGTAAVTNCQELEQLANIVKRINIENQNNNISANSIQVMDGYTPTIFFDFEDYINKICNDSVILDEFSNQLRKTILFKCHTPQYYSAFKGILPINHYSGITTSDPSSNRLSNPKIYTRWYNATH, via the coding sequence ATGAACATAAGTAAAAATAAATTATCACATATAATATTCATATTTATCACGTTGGTCTCACTGACTATCATGATTTCATGTTCGAGTGAAGAAGAAATTGTTGTTCCAAAGGAAGAAAATGAACAAACAGTCATAATGTTTTTCCCTTGGAGTTCAAATTTGTTACCTTATTTTCAACAAAACATAAAAGATTTTTCTAAAAGTATAGAAGAAAGAGGCTCACAAAATGCACGAGTCATGGTCTGTTTAGCTACAACGCCAAATACTGCGGATCTCATGGAATTAAAGTATGATAATGGAAGTTGTTTCGTTGAGAATATTAGAACTTATGACAATCAAAGATTTACTTCGCAAGAGGGTATTTCTAATATATTGAAGGCTATAAAAGAATATGCGCCTGGAAAGAAATATGGATTAATTATCGGCTGCCATGGAATGGGATGGTTGCCAGTAATTCATACAAAATCCAATGAAACTCAAGAGATATTTCATTATAATGTAAGTAATGGCCCAATGACAAGATATTTCGGTGGATTAACACAGGAATATCAAATAGAAACGTCTGTCTTGGCTCAAGCAATTTTAGAGTCCGGAATTACTATGGAATATATACTATTTGATGATTGCTATATGTCTTCAATCGAGGTTGCATATGATTTAAAAGATGTCACGAAATATTTAATAGCTAGTCCCACTGAAGTAATGGCATATGGATTCCCATATCATGAATGTGGGAAATATCTTATAGGAAATGTTGATTATGAGGGAGTTATTCAAGCATTTTATGAGTTTTATAGTCAATATACATATCCATATGGTACAGCAGCTGTTACGAATTGTCAAGAATTAGAACAATTGGCAAATATTGTGAAAAGAATTAATATCGAAAATCAAAATAATAATATATCAGCAAATAGTATCCAGGTAATGGATGGATATACTCCGACTATTTTCTTTGATTTTGAAGACTATATTAATAAGATTTGTAATGATAGTGTGATTCTTGATGAATTTTCAAATCAATTGAGGAAAACAATATTATTCAAATGTCATACTCCACAATACTATTCTGCTTTTAAAGGAATATTGCCCATTAATCATTATTCTGGTATTACTACTTCTGATCCTAGTAGTAATAGACTTTCAAATCCAAAAATATATACACGATGGTATAATGCCACCCATTAA
- a CDS encoding MATE family efflux transporter — MNWDSIKSILKLSIPLIISQLGLFFVQLSDIVMVGQIGSRDLAAISFGGNVYFFIYIFGIGIVSGLVPIIGEVYSKFHLSRTLLHNAIVLFTILGFIFMGFQISLIPFLNT; from the coding sequence ATGAATTGGGATTCGATAAAGTCTATATTAAAATTATCAATTCCTCTAATTATATCTCAATTAGGCTTGTTTTTTGTCCAACTGTCAGATATTGTAATGGTTGGACAAATAGGTTCTCGTGACTTGGCTGCAATTTCTTTTGGTGGGAATGTTTATTTTTTTATTTATATATTTGGAATTGGCATCGTAAGTGGTTTAGTCCCAATTATAGGAGAAGTTTATTCGAAATTTCATTTATCTAGGACGTTATTGCACAATGCAATAGTTCTATTTACGATATTGGGATTTATATTTATGGGATTTCAAATATCGTTAATACCTTTTTTGAATACTTAG